Proteins found in one Halobaculum sp. MBLA0147 genomic segment:
- the tbsP gene encoding transcriptional regulator TbsP gives MSSNLLEPDTEELFADALADAAGDVYLIDPSERVLRAFVAYGNRTDDDYPPVRVVADRQLLKDLFDDFLVAADTADLVADGSLGLRELDGDVDNTLLVSEDELYAIVTATERVGALAADESSFLTDAHETYAELWERSDRYNLRTPPLSRVRETMAEQMCEAVREDFDAVLASLETARGNGAGLDEVTVALLAAANNEALLYDISKWGEDVGIASKATFSRTKTRLEDVGIVDTEKVPIDVGRPRLRLKFGDEEMAAADADELAELTMDALA, from the coding sequence ATGTCCTCGAATTTACTAGAGCCCGACACGGAGGAACTGTTCGCCGACGCACTCGCGGACGCGGCTGGCGACGTGTACTTGATCGACCCTTCCGAGCGCGTGCTGCGCGCGTTCGTCGCGTACGGGAACCGAACGGACGACGACTACCCGCCGGTGCGGGTCGTCGCGGACAGACAGCTGTTGAAAGATCTGTTCGACGACTTCCTCGTGGCGGCCGACACGGCGGACCTCGTCGCGGACGGCTCGCTCGGGCTCCGGGAACTCGACGGAGACGTGGACAACACGCTGCTCGTCTCCGAGGACGAGCTGTACGCCATCGTCACGGCGACGGAGAGGGTGGGCGCACTCGCGGCCGACGAGTCGTCGTTCCTCACGGACGCTCACGAGACGTACGCCGAGCTCTGGGAGCGGTCGGACCGGTACAACCTGCGGACGCCACCGCTCTCGCGAGTGCGCGAGACGATGGCCGAGCAGATGTGCGAGGCGGTCCGCGAGGACTTCGACGCCGTCCTCGCGTCGCTGGAGACCGCCCGCGGGAACGGGGCGGGACTCGACGAGGTGACGGTCGCGCTGCTCGCGGCAGCCAACAACGAGGCGCTGTTGTACGACATCTCGAAGTGGGGCGAAGACGTGGGGATCGCCTCGAAGGCTACCTTCTCGCGGACGAAGACGCGACTCGAAGACGTCGGGATCGTCGACACGGAGAAGGTGCCGATCGACGTGGGCCGTCCACGACTGCGACTCAAGTTCGGGGACGAGGAGATGGCCGCCGCCGACGCCGACGAGTTGGCCGAGTTGACGATGGACGCGCTGGCGTGA
- a CDS encoding ankyrin repeat domain-containing protein translates to MTDNRDDLYRSTEIESAIIQGNRSRYDELIDDADLDHRSGNGSTLLHKATTMGRTEIVADLLERGIDIDAVDDGGRTALHCAVEKDYEEIALRLLEYGARVDIDDVYGARALQKAVSNANYELAEALLEHGADPTHENEADISPLHIARRADADRYIELLESYVDGEDA, encoded by the coding sequence ATGACTGACAACAGAGACGACCTGTACCGGAGCACAGAGATCGAATCGGCAATCATCCAGGGAAACAGATCGAGGTACGACGAACTGATCGACGACGCCGACCTCGATCACAGATCCGGAAACGGCAGCACGCTGCTCCACAAAGCGACGACTATGGGTCGGACAGAGATCGTCGCGGATCTCTTGGAGCGTGGAATCGACATCGATGCGGTAGACGACGGTGGGAGAACGGCACTCCACTGTGCCGTCGAGAAAGACTACGAGGAAATCGCGCTCCGACTGCTCGAATATGGTGCCAGAGTAGACATCGACGACGTGTACGGCGCACGTGCGCTCCAGAAAGCGGTCTCGAACGCGAACTACGAGCTCGCCGAAGCTCTCCTTGAACACGGTGCCGATCCGACCCACGAGAACGAGGCCGACATCAGTCCACTCCACATCGCACGCCGTGCCGACGCAGATCGCTACATCGAACTGCTCGAATCCTACGTCGATGGGGAAGATGCGTGA
- the glyA gene encoding serine hydroxymethyltransferase, producing the protein MEYPHVHETDPDVAAALDAEVDRQRDTLAMIASENHVSPAVMEAQGSTLTNKYAEGYPGARYYAGCENADEVEELAVERAETLWGADHVNVQPHSGTQANQAVYFATLEPGDKILSLDLNHGGHLSHGHAANFTGQLYDVEQYEVDPETGYLDYEGLRDHAESFDPDMIVSGYSAYPREVEFSRIQETADAVDAYHLADMAHITGLVAAGVHESPVGEADFVTGSTHKTIRAGRGGIVMCDEEHADDVDAAVFPGGQGGPLMHNVAGKAVGFREALQPAFREYAEQVVANARALADSFAEQGFEVVSGGTDTHLVLVDLRESHPDVTGGDAEDALTEAGIVLNANTVPGETRSPFDPSGIRAGTAALTTRGFGEAQLREVGELIYRVVDAHDDESVIADVRERVAELTDEFPLYEDDEQFPTPE; encoded by the coding sequence ATGGAGTACCCACACGTTCACGAGACGGACCCAGACGTGGCGGCGGCGTTGGACGCCGAGGTGGATCGACAACGGGACACGCTCGCGATGATCGCCTCGGAGAACCACGTCTCGCCCGCGGTGATGGAGGCGCAGGGGAGTACCCTCACGAACAAGTACGCGGAGGGGTACCCCGGCGCGCGCTACTACGCCGGCTGTGAGAACGCCGACGAAGTCGAGGAGTTGGCGGTCGAACGAGCAGAGACGCTGTGGGGTGCCGACCACGTCAACGTTCAGCCACACTCCGGGACGCAGGCGAACCAGGCGGTGTACTTCGCGACGCTGGAGCCGGGCGACAAGATCCTCTCGCTGGACCTCAACCACGGCGGCCACCTGAGCCACGGCCACGCGGCCAACTTCACCGGGCAGTTGTACGACGTCGAACAGTACGAGGTGGACCCGGAGACGGGGTACCTCGACTACGAGGGGTTGCGCGACCACGCCGAGTCGTTCGATCCGGACATGATCGTCTCGGGATACTCCGCGTACCCTCGCGAGGTAGAGTTCTCGCGCATCCAGGAGACGGCAGACGCCGTCGACGCCTACCACCTCGCCGACATGGCCCACATCACCGGGCTCGTCGCGGCCGGCGTCCACGAGTCCCCCGTCGGCGAGGCGGACTTCGTGACGGGGTCGACACACAAGACGATCCGTGCGGGGCGCGGCGGGATCGTCATGTGTGACGAGGAGCACGCCGACGACGTCGACGCGGCCGTGTTCCCCGGTGGACAGGGTGGGCCGCTGATGCACAACGTCGCCGGGAAGGCCGTCGGCTTCCGCGAGGCGCTCCAGCCCGCCTTCCGCGAGTACGCCGAGCAGGTGGTCGCGAACGCCCGTGCGCTGGCGGACAGCTTCGCCGAGCAGGGGTTCGAGGTCGTCTCTGGCGGGACGGACACCCACCTCGTGTTGGTGGACCTCCGGGAGTCGCACCCCGACGTGACCGGCGGCGACGCGGAGGACGCGCTCACCGAGGCCGGCATCGTGCTCAACGCGAACACCGTCCCTGGCGAGACACGGTCGCCGTTCGACCCCTCGGGCATCCGCGCCGGAACCGCGGCACTGACCACCCGCGGGTTCGGCGAGGCACAACTGCGCGAGGTCGGCGAACTGATCTACCGCGTCGTCGACGCCCACGACGACGAGTCGGTGATCGCCGACGTACGCGAGCGTGTCGCCGAGTTGACCGACGAGTTCCCGCTGTACGAGGACGACGAGCAGTTCCCGACGCCGGAGTGA
- a CDS encoding TFIIB-type zinc ribbon-containing protein: MEIRGERECRDCGHRWSYFETGEIECPDCGSLRSVGTGSRARHTDGHEDLELTDLVAQVDERPLSALADEIGERCRSYLATRGFIRGGQLRALDDAYLVAAELREAADLYSRLRDPTDPEELYVVSLLRAADTGERPATDEVPRRLREARGLAAAAAVSEYRSEIRTLYDDVEPETVTVLSTLRDRAKRVEALDGDVDPAHADGLVAAARELGRALITDDESAVAAARERLAETDE, encoded by the coding sequence CCGCGGCGAGCGCGAGTGCAGAGACTGCGGACACCGGTGGTCGTACTTCGAGACGGGCGAGATCGAGTGTCCGGACTGTGGCAGTCTCCGGAGTGTCGGCACGGGGTCGCGGGCCCGTCACACGGACGGCCACGAGGATCTGGAACTGACGGATCTGGTGGCACAGGTCGACGAGCGCCCGCTCTCGGCGTTGGCCGACGAGATCGGCGAGCGGTGTCGGTCGTACCTCGCCACGCGGGGGTTCATCCGCGGGGGTCAGTTGCGCGCACTCGACGACGCGTACCTCGTCGCGGCGGAGTTGCGTGAGGCGGCCGACCTCTACAGTCGCCTGCGGGACCCGACGGACCCGGAGGAGTTGTACGTCGTCTCCCTGCTCCGGGCCGCAGACACGGGCGAGCGGCCGGCGACGGACGAGGTGCCGCGACGACTCCGCGAGGCGCGAGGGCTCGCCGCGGCCGCCGCGGTCTCGGAGTACCGATCCGAGATCCGGACGTTGTACGACGATGTCGAGCCGGAGACGGTGACGGTGCTCTCGACGTTGCGGGACCGCGCGAAACGGGTGGAGGCGCTGGACGGGGACGTGGACCCGGCACACGCGGACGGGTTGGTCGCGGCGGCACGGGAGTTGGGACGGGCGTTGATCACCGACGACGAGTCGGCGGTGGCGGCCGCACGCGAGCGGCTGGCAGAGACGGACGAGTGA
- a CDS encoding ankyrin repeat domain-containing protein, whose translation MTDDRDDLYRRTDIESAIVQGDKAKYDELIDDANLDHRGGGNNTLLHEATIMGRTEIVADLLERGIDIDAVNDGGKTVLHRAIEEDYPEIAHTLLDNGARVDIADVFECEPLQRAVSNTYYDLTERILERGGDPTHENEVGISPLSLAREGWPQKYVDLLESYADEDDR comes from the coding sequence ATGACTGACGACAGAGACGACCTGTACCGTCGTACCGACATCGAATCGGCTATCGTACAGGGCGACAAGGCGAAATACGACGAACTGATCGACGACGCCAACCTCGACCACAGAGGTGGAGGCAACAACACACTACTCCACGAAGCGACGATTATGGGTCGGACAGAGATCGTCGCGGATCTCTTGGAGCGTGGAATCGATATCGACGCAGTGAACGACGGTGGGAAAACCGTACTCCACCGTGCGATCGAAGAGGATTACCCAGAGATCGCTCACACACTGTTGGACAACGGCGCCCGCGTGGACATAGCCGACGTATTCGAGTGTGAGCCACTTCAACGAGCCGTTTCCAACACGTACTACGACCTGACCGAGCGCATTCTCGAACGAGGCGGCGACCCGACTCACGAGAACGAAGTCGGAATCAGCCCACTGAGCCTCGCACGCGAAGGGTGGCCACAGAAGTACGTCGACCTCCTCGAATCCTACGCCGACGAGGACGACAGGTAA
- a CDS encoding VOC family protein — protein sequence MSPTHADPEHAGSIHHLELATDDLGTAVPFWEWFLGELGYDRKDDWEDGRSWTCGTTYVVVKRASDGEHPFERGTPGLDHVAFHAESRRRVDEITAGVRDRNDAELLFPDRHPYAGGYYALYCEGPDGVKLEVVGPDREDD from the coding sequence GTGAGCCCGACCCACGCGGACCCCGAACACGCCGGATCGATCCACCACCTCGAACTCGCGACCGACGACCTCGGCACCGCCGTCCCGTTCTGGGAGTGGTTCCTCGGTGAACTCGGGTACGACCGGAAAGACGACTGGGAGGACGGTCGCTCGTGGACCTGTGGCACCACGTACGTCGTCGTGAAACGAGCGAGCGACGGAGAGCACCCGTTCGAGCGAGGCACGCCTGGACTCGATCACGTCGCGTTCCACGCCGAGTCGCGCCGACGAGTCGACGAGATCACCGCCGGTGTCCGTGACCGGAACGACGCAGAACTGCTGTTTCCCGACCGACACCCGTACGCGGGTGGGTACTACGCACTCTACTGCGAGGGCCCGGACGGTGTGAAACTCGAGGTCGTCGGTCCAGATCGTGAGGACGACTGA
- a CDS encoding twin-arginine translocation signal domain-containing protein: MTGSTRRRFLARSGLAVATAGVLGGCLGDDSGESSRETADDTSLTETGGGDTTSETLETESPTGRPTTTDLDLREANVTGVAVDARGSGVDGTDYRFDVTLYHDDDGEDGYANWWQVETRSGRRLGRRDLSHAHGTREFTRSATVTVPDGVDTVVVRSHDQTHGYGGRAALATLADGTVAVREQGPDPDDFGVGTAEGTAAVAPRHYGSDRDGDAHAP; this comes from the coding sequence GTGACGGGATCGACCAGACGCCGCTTCCTCGCTCGGAGTGGACTCGCCGTCGCGACGGCCGGTGTCCTCGGTGGGTGTCTCGGTGACGACTCCGGTGAGTCTTCGAGGGAGACGGCCGACGACACGTCGCTGACCGAGACTGGAGGCGGAGACACCACGTCCGAGACGCTCGAGACGGAATCTCCGACGGGCCGCCCGACGACGACCGATCTCGACCTGCGGGAGGCGAACGTCACCGGCGTGGCAGTCGACGCACGCGGGTCGGGAGTCGACGGCACAGACTACCGCTTCGACGTGACGTTGTACCACGACGACGACGGCGAAGACGGCTACGCGAACTGGTGGCAGGTGGAGACGCGATCCGGGAGACGACTCGGTCGCCGCGACCTCTCACACGCCCACGGCACCCGCGAGTTCACCCGCTCGGCGACAGTGACGGTCCCCGACGGCGTGGACACCGTCGTCGTCCGCAGCCACGACCAGACGCACGGCTACGGCGGTCGAGCGGCACTCGCGACACTCGCCGACGGGACCGTCGCCGTCCGCGAACAGGGTCCAGACCCGGACGACTTCGGCGTCGGCACCGCCGAGGGAACGGCCGCGGTCGCACCGAGACACTACGGCTCCGACCGCGACGGCGACGCACACGCGCCGTGA
- a CDS encoding tetrahydrofolate dehydrogenase/cyclohydrolase catalytic domain-containing protein, translating into MTEIVDGEALAAEIREGVADAVEQFEGEGVTPGLATVLMEADPASETYVEMKQRDCEEVGIDGIHVEVDPDAPAEELHETIRELNEGTAANGILVQMPVPDHVDAQAVQAAVDPAKDVDGFHPENVGRLMSGEPRFRPCTPHGVQRLLADAGVETEGADVVVVGRSNIVGRPLANLLSRRADDGNATVTLCHSRTADLAAHTRRADVVVAAAGVPEMIDAEMVTPDTTVIDVGINRVERDGESTLVGDADFDDLEGYVDAITPVPGGVGPMTRAMLLYNTVKATREQTGVDVSLP; encoded by the coding sequence GTGACAGAGATCGTCGACGGCGAGGCGCTCGCGGCAGAGATTCGCGAGGGAGTGGCGGACGCGGTCGAGCAGTTCGAGGGCGAGGGTGTGACGCCCGGGTTGGCGACCGTCTTGATGGAGGCGGACCCCGCCTCGGAGACGTACGTCGAGATGAAACAGCGCGACTGCGAGGAGGTCGGCATCGACGGGATCCACGTCGAAGTCGACCCAGACGCACCGGCCGAGGAGCTCCACGAGACGATCCGCGAGTTGAACGAGGGGACGGCCGCGAACGGGATCTTGGTCCAGATGCCGGTCCCAGACCACGTCGACGCCCAGGCGGTCCAGGCGGCCGTCGACCCCGCGAAGGACGTAGACGGGTTCCACCCGGAGAACGTCGGCCGACTGATGAGCGGCGAGCCGCGGTTCCGCCCGTGTACGCCCCACGGCGTCCAGCGGCTGCTCGCCGACGCCGGTGTCGAGACCGAGGGCGCCGACGTGGTCGTCGTCGGCCGGTCGAACATCGTCGGGCGGCCGCTGGCGAACCTCCTCTCGCGGCGCGCCGACGACGGCAACGCGACGGTGACGCTGTGTCACTCGCGGACCGCCGACCTCGCGGCCCACACCCGGCGCGCGGACGTGGTCGTCGCCGCGGCGGGTGTCCCAGAGATGATCGACGCCGAGATGGTCACACCGGACACCACGGTGATCGACGTGGGGATCAACCGCGTCGAACGCGACGGCGAGTCCACGCTCGTCGGTGACGCCGACTTCGACGACCTGGAGGGGTACGTCGACGCCATCACCCCGGTGCCGGGCGGTGTCGGACCGATGACCCGCGCGATGTTGTTGTACAACACGGTGAAGGCCACCCGCGAGCAGACGGGTGTGGATGTCTCCCTGCCGTAG
- a CDS encoding SMI1/KNR4 family protein, with the protein MSESGLAESDEFVGCSEGEIRALEDEFGVDLPAAYESCLRYIGRDSQTLFTGENFTVDTLPAQRQLAEQRLTEWNVDFSFDDTEFVFFGNQGYAFLFFDTEEGPDPPVYSLVAGDPPSREAESFSRWLLERVDRHIRVRTDE; encoded by the coding sequence TTGAGCGAGAGCGGACTTGCAGAGTCGGACGAGTTCGTGGGCTGTTCGGAGGGAGAGATCCGGGCACTCGAAGACGAATTCGGTGTCGACCTCCCGGCGGCCTACGAGTCGTGCCTTCGGTACATCGGGCGAGACTCACAGACACTGTTCACAGGTGAGAACTTCACCGTCGACACACTGCCTGCACAGAGACAACTCGCCGAACAGCGACTCACCGAGTGGAATGTCGACTTCTCGTTCGACGATACGGAGTTCGTCTTCTTCGGTAATCAGGGGTATGCGTTCCTCTTCTTCGACACCGAAGAGGGCCCCGACCCACCTGTCTACTCTCTCGTTGCAGGTGACCCGCCGAGTCGGGAGGCGGAGTCCTTCTCACGGTGGCTTCTAGAGCGAGTGGACCGCCACATACGGGTCCGTACGGACGAGTAA
- a CDS encoding YcaO-like family protein — protein MDVAIVGPDPAAEAVQAALGDVDANAMPVDVDLLGEFAVGVVVGTTGDDRFDRASATLETWIAVEVGGIGGQALSSVDAAVSTFADDTGCYDCLRHRAAAGGTTDEASPQGVASAVRFAGALAGRRLVRQFSGESLGGTVVEVPGHEREFLPVPGCDCHDAPTGLDRGTRDVPLDEVVAQMERAVDDRFGPVAEVGEQSSFPVPYYVAATADTTGFSDARCGEFGAGVAVDWNAAYAKAVGEALERYCAGVYRTGDLRRAPTEGVIDAVPVDRFVRPTDAPTPADDDRLLWADGVALATGEHAALPASLVYFPQPGRAWVPSITTGLGLGTSTDEALAAGLFEVVERDATMLSWYSTFEPMELTVESERFAALCKRARAEGLTVTPLLCTQNVDVPVVATAVHRDGEWPQFATGSAADFDAAAAAADATAEALQNWTELDSMGPAAAAEQEAAIGRYAEFPSSARSFVDAPATVAASDVTESVSADAVVDTLVERLDDAGLDAYAVRTTTADVATLGFEAVRVLVPEAQPLFTAEPFFGERAETVPASMGFEPRLDRAFHPFP, from the coding sequence ATGGACGTAGCAATCGTCGGGCCGGACCCGGCGGCCGAGGCGGTGCAGGCCGCGCTGGGCGACGTGGACGCCAACGCGATGCCGGTAGACGTGGACCTGTTGGGGGAGTTCGCCGTCGGCGTCGTCGTCGGGACGACTGGCGACGACCGCTTCGACCGCGCGAGTGCGACGCTGGAGACGTGGATCGCCGTCGAGGTCGGCGGCATCGGCGGGCAGGCGCTCTCGAGTGTCGACGCCGCGGTCTCGACGTTCGCCGACGACACAGGGTGTTACGACTGTCTCCGTCACCGCGCGGCGGCCGGCGGGACGACCGACGAGGCGTCACCGCAGGGCGTCGCCAGTGCGGTTCGCTTCGCCGGCGCACTCGCCGGCCGCCGACTCGTCCGGCAGTTCTCCGGCGAGTCGCTCGGCGGGACGGTCGTCGAGGTCCCCGGACACGAGCGGGAGTTCCTCCCGGTACCGGGGTGTGACTGTCACGACGCCCCGACCGGACTCGACCGTGGTACCCGTGACGTGCCGCTCGACGAGGTGGTCGCACAGATGGAGCGAGCCGTCGACGACCGGTTCGGCCCCGTCGCGGAGGTCGGCGAACAGTCGTCGTTCCCGGTGCCGTACTACGTCGCCGCGACCGCGGACACGACGGGCTTTTCCGACGCTCGGTGTGGCGAGTTCGGTGCTGGGGTCGCCGTCGACTGGAACGCCGCCTACGCGAAGGCGGTCGGTGAAGCACTGGAACGCTACTGTGCCGGCGTCTACCGGACGGGTGACCTCCGCCGCGCACCGACGGAGGGTGTGATCGACGCGGTGCCGGTCGACCGGTTCGTCCGCCCCACCGACGCCCCGACACCCGCGGACGACGACCGACTGCTGTGGGCGGACGGCGTCGCGTTGGCGACCGGCGAGCACGCCGCGCTCCCGGCGTCGCTCGTCTACTTCCCACAGCCCGGACGCGCCTGGGTGCCGTCGATCACCACGGGACTCGGACTCGGGACGAGCACGGACGAGGCGCTCGCCGCCGGACTGTTCGAGGTCGTCGAACGCGACGCGACGATGCTGTCGTGGTACTCCACCTTCGAACCGATGGAACTGACCGTCGAGTCGGAGCGGTTCGCGGCACTGTGCAAGCGCGCTCGTGCGGAGGGACTCACCGTGACGCCGCTGTTGTGTACCCAGAACGTGGACGTTCCGGTCGTCGCGACCGCGGTCCACCGCGACGGGGAGTGGCCGCAGTTCGCGACCGGCTCCGCGGCGGACTTCGACGCCGCCGCGGCCGCCGCCGACGCCACCGCCGAGGCGCTCCAGAACTGGACGGAACTCGACTCGATGGGCCCGGCGGCGGCGGCCGAGCAGGAGGCCGCAATCGGCCGGTACGCGGAGTTCCCGTCCAGTGCCCGGTCGTTCGTCGACGCGCCGGCGACGGTCGCAGCCAGCGACGTGACGGAGTCCGTCTCGGCCGACGCGGTCGTCGACACGCTCGTGGAGCGACTGGACGACGCTGGACTCGACGCCTACGCCGTCCGGACGACCACGGCGGACGTCGCGACGCTCGGCTTCGAGGCGGTCCGTGTGCTCGTCCCCGAGGCACAGCCGCTGTTCACCGCCGAGCCGTTCTTCGGCGAACGTGCCGAGACGGTCCCCGCGTCGATGGGGTTCGAACCGCGGCTCGACCGGGCGTTCCACCCGTTCCCGTAG